One stretch of Candidatus Baltobacteraceae bacterium DNA includes these proteins:
- a CDS encoding glutamate--tRNA ligase family protein: MRVRTRVAPSPTGDPHVGTAYVALVNYCFAKHNGGEFLLRIEDTDQARSTPESERAILDSL; the protein is encoded by the coding sequence ATGAGAGTACGCACCCGGGTCGCTCCGTCTCCGACGGGCGACCCTCATGTTGGCACGGCGTATGTTGCGCTCGTGAACTACTGTTTTGCGAAGCATAACGGCGGCGAGTTTTTGCTGCGGATCGAGGATACCGATCAAGCGCGCAGCACTCCTGAGAGCGAACGCGCGATTCTCGACTCGTTGCA
- a CDS encoding methylmalonyl-CoA mutase family protein — translation MIDRPSGLGAEPTPEFQEEQRRWEAASAKGKSRRGPGSGATDRTISDVPLKTAYGPADVAGLDLARDLAWPGEFPYVRGIHANGYRDRLWTMRQFAGFGTAKQTNERYHFLLEQGQHGLSVAFDMPTLMGYDSDAPQARGEVGKCGVAIDSLADMEALFDGIDMGDITTSMTINGPAAIAVAQYIAAAEKKGIPRKALGGTIQADILKEYIAQKEWIFPPRPHMRVIVDMIEFCTREMPKWNTISISGYHIREAGSTAAQELAFTLADGFAYVEACMAAGMDVDEFAPRLSFFFNSHIDFFEEIAKFRAARRIYARHMRDKYGAKDERSWKLRFHTQTAGCSATAQQPENNIVRVAFEAMAAVLGGTQSLHTNSMDEVLALPTEKSVEIALRTQQVLAYETNVTNVVDPLGGSYFVEALTDEMERQAEAYFTQIEEYGGVVEAIEAGFFQKEIAEASYRYQRSIESKDRVIVGVNHFQREEDRGDLDLLKITEEVAQGQARSLQELRAKRDAGKVQQTLDRLQKACRDEGDNLMPHLIDCVNAYCSEGEIVEAMAAVYGRYTERSVF, via the coding sequence ATGATCGACCGCCCATCGGGTCTGGGGGCGGAACCGACGCCGGAGTTCCAAGAGGAGCAGCGCCGCTGGGAAGCGGCGTCTGCCAAGGGGAAGTCGCGTCGCGGTCCGGGGTCGGGCGCCACCGATCGCACGATCTCAGACGTCCCGCTCAAGACCGCTTACGGCCCGGCCGACGTCGCCGGGCTGGACCTGGCTCGCGATCTGGCGTGGCCGGGTGAGTTTCCGTACGTCCGCGGCATTCACGCCAACGGCTACCGCGATCGCCTCTGGACGATGCGTCAATTTGCCGGCTTCGGCACCGCGAAGCAGACCAACGAGCGCTACCATTTTTTACTCGAGCAAGGACAGCACGGGCTTTCCGTAGCCTTCGATATGCCCACGTTGATGGGTTACGACTCCGACGCACCGCAAGCTCGCGGCGAAGTCGGCAAGTGCGGCGTCGCGATCGACTCGCTCGCCGATATGGAAGCGCTGTTCGACGGCATCGATATGGGCGATATCACCACGTCGATGACGATCAACGGGCCGGCCGCAATTGCAGTTGCGCAATACATTGCAGCCGCTGAGAAGAAGGGCATTCCGCGCAAAGCGCTAGGCGGAACGATTCAGGCGGATATTCTCAAAGAATACATCGCGCAGAAAGAATGGATCTTCCCGCCGCGGCCGCACATGCGCGTCATCGTCGACATGATCGAATTCTGCACGCGCGAGATGCCGAAGTGGAACACGATCTCCATTTCGGGCTATCACATCCGCGAGGCGGGATCGACGGCTGCGCAAGAACTCGCCTTTACCCTGGCCGACGGCTTCGCGTACGTCGAAGCCTGCATGGCGGCCGGCATGGACGTCGACGAGTTCGCACCGCGGCTGTCGTTCTTTTTCAACTCGCACATCGACTTCTTCGAAGAGATCGCCAAGTTCCGTGCGGCGCGGCGCATCTACGCACGTCACATGCGCGATAAGTACGGCGCGAAGGACGAGCGTTCGTGGAAGCTGCGCTTCCACACGCAAACCGCCGGATGCAGTGCGACCGCACAGCAGCCCGAGAACAACATCGTTCGCGTCGCGTTCGAAGCGATGGCCGCGGTGCTCGGCGGAACGCAGTCGCTGCACACCAACTCGATGGACGAAGTGCTGGCGCTGCCCACCGAAAAATCGGTGGAGATCGCGCTGCGCACTCAGCAAGTGCTCGCGTACGAAACCAACGTTACCAACGTGGTCGATCCGCTGGGCGGATCGTACTTCGTCGAAGCGCTTACCGACGAGATGGAACGGCAAGCCGAAGCATATTTCACGCAGATCGAAGAGTACGGTGGGGTCGTCGAAGCGATCGAAGCCGGGTTCTTCCAAAAAGAGATCGCGGAGGCGAGCTATCGCTATCAGCGTTCGATTGAATCGAAAGATCGCGTGATCGTCGGTGTCAATCACTTCCAGCGTGAAGAAGATCGCGGCGATCTCGATCTGCTCAAGATCACCGAAGAAGTCGCGCAAGGTCAAGCGCGCTCGTTGCAAGAGCTGCGCGCTAAACGCGACGCCGGCAAGGTGCAACAGACGCTAGACCGCTTGCAAAAAGCCTGCCGCGACGAAGGCGACAATCTCATGCCGCACCTCATCGACTGCGTCAACGCCTACTGCTCGGAAGGCGAAATCGTGGAGGCAATGGCCGCGGTGTACGGCCGCTACACGGAGCGATCGGTGTTTTAA
- a CDS encoding S8 family serine peptidase, producing MMKPLSPLFVAATIIVLAGCGVSQATPSMPASGDVFALRSVNQAPSRALAPLCASPPLGSFRCFAWAHAAHRGIEGLTPHDLQSAYRLPSTSRGSGQILAIVDAYDDPRAESDLDVYRAHFHLGSCTVKNGCFEKINEYGVRGDYPQVDRGWSGEISLDLDAASAVCPNCKLLLVEATTNTARDLGFAVNAAARAGAGVISNSYGGYEYAPYDPNFDQRGKAIVVAGSGDSGYFPEQPASFATVVAVGGTTLERAHNARGWTERVWNDPDIGATGSGCSDFVAKPSWQTDRGCPTRAAADVSAVGDPLTGLAVYDSLRLAKNRPGGWMVIGGTSASTPVIAGIYALAGNAKALSSTFAQSIYSSAGSRSLNHIHAGSNGSCPLVYDYICRAGRGYNGPTGWGTPNGIGAF from the coding sequence ATGATGAAGCCTTTGTCCCCACTTTTTGTGGCGGCCACCATCATCGTATTGGCGGGCTGCGGCGTGTCGCAGGCGACGCCTTCGATGCCCGCTTCCGGCGACGTCTTCGCGCTGCGCTCGGTAAACCAGGCGCCGTCGCGAGCCCTCGCACCGTTGTGCGCTTCACCGCCCTTGGGATCGTTCCGCTGCTTCGCCTGGGCCCACGCCGCGCATCGCGGTATCGAAGGCTTGACGCCGCACGATCTCCAGAGCGCGTACCGTTTACCTTCGACCAGTCGCGGCTCCGGCCAAATCCTCGCCATCGTCGACGCGTACGACGATCCGCGCGCCGAAAGCGACCTCGACGTGTATCGCGCGCACTTCCATCTCGGCAGCTGCACGGTGAAGAACGGCTGTTTCGAAAAGATCAACGAGTACGGCGTCCGCGGCGATTATCCGCAAGTGGATCGCGGCTGGTCGGGCGAGATCTCGCTCGATCTCGACGCAGCTTCGGCCGTTTGTCCAAACTGCAAACTGCTGCTCGTCGAAGCCACGACCAACACGGCGCGCGATCTCGGTTTCGCGGTGAACGCAGCGGCACGCGCCGGCGCCGGCGTCATCAGCAATTCCTACGGCGGCTACGAATACGCACCGTACGATCCGAACTTCGACCAGCGCGGGAAGGCCATCGTCGTCGCCGGCTCCGGCGATAGCGGATATTTTCCCGAACAGCCGGCGTCGTTTGCGACCGTCGTGGCGGTCGGCGGCACGACGCTCGAACGCGCGCACAACGCGCGCGGTTGGACCGAGCGCGTTTGGAACGACCCCGATATCGGCGCGACCGGCAGCGGCTGCAGCGATTTCGTCGCTAAGCCCTCGTGGCAAACCGACAGAGGCTGCCCGACGCGCGCGGCGGCCGACGTTTCGGCCGTCGGCGATCCGTTGACGGGGCTCGCCGTCTACGACTCGCTGCGGCTGGCGAAGAATCGCCCGGGCGGATGGATGGTTATCGGCGGCACGAGCGCCTCAACGCCAGTCATCGCCGGCATCTACGCGTTGGCCGGTAATGCAAAGGCGCTGTCGTCGACGTTTGCGCAATCGATTTACTCGTCGGCCGGATCGCGATCGCTCAATCACATCCACGCAGGCAGCAACGGCAGCTGCCCGCTGGTCTACGACTACATTTGCCGAGCCGGCCGGGGCTATAACGGCCCGACCGGCTGGGGCACGCCCAACGGCATCGGCGCGTTCTAG
- a CDS encoding cobalamin B12-binding domain-containing protein, with the protein MANRPLRIVIAKAGLDGHDRGAKVIARALRDAGMEVIYTGLFQTPEQIVQTAIQEDADGIGLSILSGAHMTLFPLVLEQLEAQGAGDVVFFGGGTIPPEDADELRKAGVKAVFTPGAPLQEIIDFVEAECGKRRELVG; encoded by the coding sequence ATGGCCAACCGACCACTACGCATCGTCATCGCTAAGGCGGGCCTCGACGGCCACGACCGCGGCGCCAAAGTCATCGCTCGCGCGCTCCGCGATGCGGGCATGGAAGTCATCTACACCGGCCTCTTTCAGACGCCGGAACAGATCGTACAAACGGCGATTCAAGAAGACGCCGATGGAATCGGCCTTTCGATTCTCTCCGGTGCGCACATGACGCTCTTCCCGCTCGTGCTCGAACAGCTCGAGGCGCAAGGCGCCGGAGACGTCGTGTTTTTCGGCGGCGGCACCATTCCGCCCGAAGATGCGGACGAATTGCGCAAGGCCGGCGTCAAAGCGGTGTTTACTCCCGGCGCGCCGCTCCAAGAGATCATCGATTTCGTCGAAGCGGAGTGCGGCAAGCGACGCGAGCTAGTCGGTTAG